The following DNA comes from Kluyveromyces lactis strain NRRL Y-1140 chromosome E complete sequence.
TTCCACACATATATACGTACATAGTattgttacccggatatcacgtgattcATTTTCTGTCTTTCCCACGTGACTTAAGGGTCAACGGCATCTCAAACCGTTTAAGGGGGGAACACTTTTGTTTTGTCATTTTCCAAACAGCAGAAAGGGTATAAAAAGGGAACACACGCGAAGATCAAAGCGGCGCATATCATCGATAACTAAACAAAGAGCGTTTTTCTTAGCTACCCAGTAATCTGTTTGAGTTTTGCAAGAAAAGTGCAGTACAGTGCTATTACGTGCAagtttttttcttgagagagagaaagaacCAGAAAGACGGATAAAAAGAGACACAACACGATTCAAGAGTTGGAACAAATCAGCTAGACTTTTGAAAGTTAAGTTACAAACATCTTTTCGGGTTATTAGTTTGAAATAGAGACAGGAgaatatttcaagagaGTTTGATTATTTTTATCGGTGTTACGTATTATAGGAGAGAGTTTTAAAACGCAATGAAATCTGCATTCAAATCTGAGTTcccatttgaaaagagaaaggcTGAATCTGAAAGGATAGTGCAAAAGTTCCATAACCGTATTCCAGTGATCTGTGAAAGAGGTGGCAAATCGGATATTCCAGACATTGATAAACGCAAATATTTGGTGCCAGGAGATTTGACTGTTGGCCAATTTGTTTAT
Coding sequences within:
- the ATG8 gene encoding ubiquitin-like protein ATG8 (highly similar to uniprot|P38182 Saccharomyces cerevisiae YBL078C ATG8 Protein required for autophagy): MKSAFKSEFPFEKRKAESERIVQKFHNRIPVICERGGKSDIPDIDKRKYLVPGDLTVGQFVYVIRKRIKLPAEKAIFIFVNDTLPPTAALMSSIYQQHKDKDGFLYVSYSSENTFGDDALFSEE